The Methanofollis sp. UBA420 DNA segment CATCGCCGACCAGGTACACAAGTCCCTCAACGGCGGCGGGCACGACTTCAAGGCAGAGTTCAGGACCCCTGGCCATGTGGCGCTCCTCCGGGCCGCCGAAGGGTTGCTCGACGTCCGCAGGGGCCAGACCGAACTCTCGATCGCCCTCGCCGCCATGGCCGGGGTGACCCCGGCCCTTGTTGTCTGTGAGATGCTTGACGACGAGACCGGCCTCGCCCTTTCCAAGGAGGATGCACAGGCCTATGCCCGTGATCACGGTCTGGTGTTCATCGAGGGAAAAGAGGTTCTCGAACAGTGGGAAAAGAGATCTGCCTGATCGCCGCGTTTTTGCTTGTTTGCTTGATTGGGCCTGAAAATGGGGGCGCTCCCCTCTCACCATTTTGAAATTGTTCCAAAGTTGTGGCAGGTCTTGATCAAAAAACGTAAAAACTATATGTTCTCGAATTTGAATATTTCATATGAAAAAGGATGCCGTAGCCTACCTTACCACGCGGAAAAGGGGCGACCCGGAGCATCAAAAAGAGATCATTGATGAATTTTGCAAATATCGGTTTACCGTTAATAAATTCTTCAGTGATCATCGAATGACCAACACCGCTCCCAGGATGCGCGAGGGCTATCAGCAGATGCTTGAATATGCACGGGAAAACAGGGTTGAACACCTTCTTTTTCCTGATCTCCCCGCTCTTGCAAAAAGTCTGGAATTCGAGGTTGAGGAGTTGAGGGCCCTTGTCGAGGAAGGTTTTGTCCCCTACTTTGCGAAGGATGACTTTTTCGGCTACCCCGATGACCCCGCACTCAGGATCCTGGCTGTCAGGAATTTTGTCGAGTACATGGCCCCCTGCATGGAGACGATGAAGAAGGCGGCCCGCACTCCGGCACGTCCGGAGTCCGGATCCCGGGGCACCATCGGGCGGCCACGCGCCCTGAACGACGGGCAGATCGAGGCACTGATCACCGTCCGTCGTTCCGGAACCAGCATCTCCCAGATCTGCCGGATGTTCAGCGTGAGCAGGAGCACGGTGTCAAAAATCCTCGCAGAATATCCCGAACTCAAGGGCGAGTGGAAGGGGAAGCGTTCTCC contains these protein-coding regions:
- a CDS encoding helix-turn-helix domain-containing protein, which codes for MKKDAVAYLTTRKRGDPEHQKEIIDEFCKYRFTVNKFFSDHRMTNTAPRMREGYQQMLEYARENRVEHLLFPDLPALAKSLEFEVEELRALVEEGFVPYFAKDDFFGYPDDPALRILAVRNFVEYMAPCMETMKKAARTPARPESGSRGTIGRPRALNDGQIEALITVRRSGTSISQICRMFSVSRSTVSKILAEYPELKGEWKGKRSPAESAESE